One genomic window of Arvicola amphibius chromosome 4, mArvAmp1.2, whole genome shotgun sequence includes the following:
- the Caskin2 gene encoding caskin-2 isoform X1, which produces MGREQDLIIAVKNGDVTCVQKLVAKVKAAKTKLLGSTKRLNINYQDADGFSALHHAALGGSLELIALLLEAQATVDIKDSNGMRPLHYAAWQGRLEPVRLLLRASAAVNAASLDGQIPLHLAAQYGHYEVSEMLLQHQSNPCLVNKLKKTPLDLACEFGRLKVAQLLLNSHLCVALLEGEAKDPCDPNYTTPLHLAAKNGHREVIRQLLKAGIEINRQTKTGTALHEAALYGKTEVVRLLLEGGVDVNIRNTYNQTALDIVNQFTTSQASREIKQLLREASGILKVRALKDFWNLHDPTALNVRAGDVITVLEQHPDGRWKGHIHESQRGTDRVGYFPPGIVEVVSKRVGIPVARLPSAPTPLRPSFSRISQPSADDSLQPLTYGQLPRGGLSPDSPAGDRNSVGSEGSVGSIRSAGSGQSSEGTNGHGTGLLIENAQPLPSASEDQVLLGLRAPSASDNLSHRPLASYRSGETFTQDVRPEQLLEGKDAQAIHNWLSEFQLEGYTAHFLQAGYDVPTISRMTPEDLTAIGVTKPGHRKKIASEIAQLSIAEWLPNYIPADLLEWLCALGLPQYHKQLVSSGYDSMGLVADLTWEELQEIGVNKLGHQKKLMLGVRRLAELRRGLLHGEALGEGGRRLTRGPELMAIEGLENGESPAMAGPRLLTFQGSELSPELQAAMAGGGPEPLPLPPARSPSQESIGARSRGSGHSQEQPVSQPSIGDPITPQERNLPEGTERPSKLCTSLPGQGPAPYVFMCSQSSPTSPAPGPPPGAPRAFSYLAGSPAAPPDPPRPKRRSHSLSRPGPAEGEAEGEAEGPAGSALGSYATLTRRPGRSTLARTSPSLTPTRGTPRSQSFALRARRKGPPPPPPKRLSSVSGPTEPSSLEGSPGPKEGATGPRRRTLSEPAGPSEPPGPSAPTGPVSDTEEEEPGPEGTPPSRGSSGEGLPFAEEGNLTIKQRPKPAGPPPRETPVLPGLDFNLTESDTVKRRPKCKEREPLQTALLAFGVVGGDTPSPSTPLSSQAPCESPSTSSNPPRSEPSSLPSQGTPAPDLSPKSQPPGHQGASAGPALATGSRLNVETEPPAAPAALLKVPGAGAAPKPVSVACTQLAFSGPKLAPRLGPRPVPPPRPESTGPVCPARAQQRLEQTSSSLAAALKAAEKSIGTEEPEGPTAASTKHILDDISTMFDALADQLDAMLD; this is translated from the exons ATGGGTCGTGAACAGGACCTGATCATTGCTGTCAAGAACGGAGATGTGACGTGTGTGCAGAAACTGGTGGCTAAAGTCAAGGCTGCAAAAACAA AGCTCCTCGGCTCCACGAAGAGACTCAACATCAACTACCAGGATGCTGATGG ATTCTCTGCTCTCCACCATGCTGCCTTGGGGGGCAGCCTGGAGCTCATAGCCCTGCTGCTGGAGGCGCAAGCCACTGTCGACATCAAAGACAGCAATG GCATGCGTCCCCTACACTATGCGGCCTGGCAGGGCCGGCTGGAGCCTGtgaggctgctgctgagggcttCTGCGGCTGTCAATGCTGCCTCGCTGGACGGCCAGATCCCTCTGCACCTGGCTGCGCAGTATGGACACTATGAGGTG TCAGAAATGCTTCTCCAGCATCAGTCCAACCCGTGCCTAGTCAACAAGCTGAAGAAGACACCCCTAGACCTAGCCTGCGAATTTGGGCGGCTCAAG GTCGCCCAGTTGCTTCTAAACAGCCACTTGTGTGTCGCACTGCTGGAGGGAGAGGCAAAGGACCCGTGCGACCCCAACTACACCACACCCCTGCACTTGGCTGCTAAGAATGGCCACAGAGAAGTCATCAG GCAGCTCCTGAAAGCTGGTATTGAGATCAACCGCCAGACCAAGACAGGCACCGCGCTCCACGAGGCCGCGTTATACGGCAAAACCGAGGTGGTGCGGCTGCTCCTAGAG GGAGGCGTGGATGTGAATATCCGGAACACGTATAACCAGACTGCGCTGGACATAGTGAACCAGTTCACCACCTCCCAGGCCAGCCGGGAAATCAAGCAGCTACTTCGGG AGGCTTCAGGGATCTTGAAAGTCCGAGCACTTAAGGATTTCTGGAACCTTCATGACCCCACCGCTCTCAATGTACGGGCAGGAGATGTCATCACG GTGCTCGAACAGCATCCCGACGGCCGCTGGAAGGGCCACATCCATGAGAGCCAAAGGGGCACTGACCGTGTGGGCTATTTCCCCCCGGGGATCGTCGAGGTAGTCAGCAAGCGGGTGGGCATACCTGTGGCCCGTCTCCCCTCTGCGCCCACCCCGCTGCGGCCGAGCTTCTCCCGGATATCACAGCCCTCTGCTGATGATTCACTGCAGCCTCTTACCTATGGCCAGCTCCCGCGGGGGGGCCTCAGCCCAGACAGTCCAG CAGGTGACAGGAACAGTGTGGGCAGCGAGGGCAGTGTGGGCAGCATCCGCAGTGCTGGCAGTGGGCAGAGTTCTGAAGGCACCAATGGCCATGGCACTGGCCTCCTTATTGAGAATGCTCAG CCACTGCCCTCTGCCAGTGAGGACCAGGTACTGCTAGGCCTGCGTGCCCCATCTGCGTCAG ACAACCTGAGCCATCGCCCCCTGGCCAGTTATCGCTCTGGGGAGACCTTCACTCAGGATGTGAGGCCGGAACAGTTGCTGGAAGGGAAG GATGCACAGGCCATTCATAACTGGCTCAGTGAATTCCAGCTGGAGGGCTACACTGCCCACTTCCTGCAGGCTGGCTATGATGTGCCAACCATCAGCCGAATGACGCCCGAG GATCTGACAGCCATTGGGGTGACCAAACCTGGACACCGGAAGAAGATCGCCTCAGAGATCGCCCAGCTCAGCATCGCTGAGTGGCTGCCCAACTATATCCCG GCGGACTTGCTGGAATGGCTGTGTGCCCTGGGGCTGCCCCAGTATCACAAGCAGCTGGTGAGCAGTGGCTACGACTCCATGGGGCTGGTCGCCGACCTCACTTGGGAGGAGCTGCAGGAGATAGGCGTGAACAAGCTGG GGCATCAGAAGAAGCTCATGCTGGGGGTGAGGCGGCTGGCAGAGCTTCGGCGGGGCCTGCTGCATGGGGAGGCTCTAGGTGAAGGCGGACGCCGGCTGACCAGGGGTCCGGAGTTGATGGCCATTGAAGGCCTGGAGAACGGGGAAAGTCCAGCTATGGCTGGCCCTCGCCTCCTCACCTTTCAGGGCAGTGAGCTGAGcccagagttacaggcagctatggCAGGAGGTGGCCCAGAACCACTCCCTCTTCCCCCTGCCCGTTCTCCCAGCCAGGAAAGCATTGGCGCCCGCTCCCGGGGTTCTGGTCACTCACAGGAACAGCCTGTCTCTCAGCCCAGTATTGGTGACCCCATCACCCCACAGGAGAGGAACCTTCCAGAGGGTACAGAGCGCCCCTCTAAGCTTTGTACCTCACTCCCTGGCCAAGGACCTGCCCCTTATGTTTTCATGTGTTCACAGAGTTCACCCACTAGCCCAGCCCCCGGGCCACCTCCTGGTGCTCCTCGGGCCTTCTCCTACTTGGCCGGCTCCCCTGCAGCTCCCCCAGACCCGCCTCGGCCCAAACGCCGATCCCACAGCCTGAGCCGCCCTGGCCCTGCTGAGGGGGAAGCTGAAGGGGAGGCTGAAGGGCCAGCGGGCAGTGCCTTAGGCAGCTATGCCACCCTTACCCGGAGACCGGGACGTAGCACCCTTGCCCGGACTAGCCCTAGCCTGACCCCAACTCGAGGGACACCCCGAAGCCAGTCCTTTGCCCTCCGTGCCCGTCGTAAaggccccccacccccaccccccaagcgCCTCAGTTCCGTCTCTGgccccaccgagccatcttcaCTAGAAGGAAGCCCAGGACCCAAGGAAGGGGCCACAGGCCCCCGGAGGAGAACACTGAGTGAACCAGCCGGCCCCTCAGAGCCCCCTGGTCCTTCTGCCCCAACTGGCCCCGTGTCTGACACAGAAGAAGAGGAGCCTGGGCCAGAGGGGACACCCCCATCTCGGGGCAGCTCAGGAGAAGGGCTGCCATTCGCAGAGGAAGGGAACCTGACGATTAAGCAGCGGCCAAAGCCAGCTGGTCCCCCGCCCCGGGAGACACCTGTGCTCCCTGGTCTTGACTTCAACCTCACAGAGTCTGATACTGTCAAACGGAGGCCCAAATGTAAAGAGAGAGAGCCACTCCAGACTGCACTGTTGGCCTTTGGGGTAGTGGGTGGTGACACCCCTAGCCCCTCTACTCCCCTGTCCTCCCAGGCCCCCTGTGAATCTCCCTCAACTTCCTCTAACCCTCCACGGTCTGAGCCTAGCAGCCTTCCTTCTCAAGGAACTCCAGCCCCAGATCTCAGCCCCAAATCTCAGCCCCCGGGCCACCAAGGGGCCTCTGCCGGGCCAGCTCTGGCAACAGGCAGCCGGCTGAATGTGGAGACGGAGCCTCCAGCTGCCCCTGCTGCCCTCCTCAAAGTGCCCGGAGCAG GAGCAGCTCCTAAGCCTGTGTCCGTGGCCTGTACTCAGCTGGCATTTTCTGGCCCAAAGCTGGCTCCCCGTCTTGGCCCCCGCCCTGTACCCCCTCCGAGGCCTGAGAGCACTGGGCCTGTGTGTCCAGCCCGTGCCCAGCAGAGACTGGAGCAAACCAGCTCATCCTTGGCAGCTGCACTGAAGGCAGCTGAGAAGAGCATTGGCACCGAGGAGCCAGAGGG CCCCACAGCAGCCTCTACCAAGCACATTCTGGACGACATCAGCACCATGTTCGATGCCCTGGCTGACCAGCTGGATGCCATGCTGGACTGA
- the Tmem94 gene encoding transmembrane protein 94 isoform X6 → MDLNEKHLGEPPLALGLSTRKALSVLKEQLEAVLEKHLKERKKCRTWKETWRSSFLHLSNRCSCFHWPGASLMLLAVLLLLCCCGGQPAGSHGVELVNASALFLLLLLDLILIGRQDRLKRQEVERRLRGIIDQIQDALRDGKEITWPNAMYPDLHMPFAPSWSLHWAYRDGHLVNLPVSLLVEGDIIALRPGQESFASLRGIKDDEHIVLEPGDLFPPFSPPPSPRGEVKKGPQNPQQYRLFRVLETPVIDSVRWCLDTALLRPVTALDNERFTVQSVMLHYAVPVVLAGFLITNALRFMFNAPGVTSWQYTLLQLQVNGMLPILPLLFPVLWVLATACGEARVLAQMSKASPSSLLAKFSEDTLSSYTETVSSQEMLRCIWGHFLRVIQGTSPTLSHSASLLHSLGSVTVLCCVDKQGILSWPNPSPETVLFFSGKVEPPHSSHEDLTDDMSTRSFCHPEVEEEPHERDALLTGSLNNTLHLSNEQERGDWPGDGPKPSEPYPHHKVHGRSKHPSGSNVSFSRDTEGGEEEPGKVQPGTESDPYEAEDFVCDYHLEMLSLSQDQQNPSCIQFDDSNWQLHLTSLKPLGLNVLLNLCNASVTERLCRFSDHLCNIALQESHSAVLPVHVPWGLCELARLIGFTPGAKELFKQENHLALYRLPSAETVKETALGRPACVTKRRPPLSHMISLFIKDTATSTEQMLSHGTADVVLEACTDFWDGADIYPLSGSDRKKVLDFYQRACLSGYCSAFAYKPMNCTLSSQLNGKCIELVQVPGQNSIFTMCELPSTVPIKPNIRRNSWSSDEGIGEVLEKEDCMQALSGQIFMGMVSSQYQARLDIVRLIDGLVNACIRFVYFSLEDELKSKVFAEKMGLETGWNCHISLTPNGDMPGSEIPPSSPSHAGSLHDDLNQVSRDDAEGLLLLEEEGHSDLISFQPTDSDIPSFLEDCNRAKLPRGIHQVRPHLQNIDNVPLLVPLFTDCTPDTMCEMIKIMQEYGEVTCCLGSSANLRNSCLFLQSDVSIALDPLYPSRCSWETFGYATSTTMAQASDGLSPLQLSGQLNSLPCSLTFRQEETISIIRLIEQARHATYGIRKCFLFLLQCQLTLVIIQFLSCLVQLPPLLSTTDILWLSCFCYPLLSISLLGKPPHSSIMSMATGKNLQSIPKKTQHYFLLCFLLKFSLTISSCLICFGFTLQSFCDSARARNLTNCSSVMLCSNDDRAPAWFGDFANGLLSAQKLTAALIVLHTVFISITHVHRTKPLWRKSPLTNLWWAVTVPVVLLGQVVQTAVDLQLWTHRDTRVHFGLEDVPLLTWLLGCLSLVLVVVTNEIVKLHEIRVRVRYQKRQKLQFETKLGMNSPF, encoded by the exons ATGCTCTCAGGGACGGAAAGGAGATCACATGGCCGAATGCCATGTATCCAGACCTCCACATGCCCTTTGCACCGTCCTGGTCCCTGCACTGGGCTTACAGAGATGGTCACCTGGTGAACCTGCCAGTTAGCCTGTTGGTAGAAGGAGACATCATAGCCCTGAGGCCTGGCCAGGAGTCCTTCGCCTCCCTGAGGGGCATCAAG GATGACGAGCACATTGTCCTGGAGCCGGGAGACCTgtttccccccttctctccaccGCCCTCCCCCAGGGGGGAAGTGAAGAAGGGACCACAGAACCCCCAGCAGTACCGGCTCTTCCGCGTCCTGGAGACTCCTGTGATTGACAGCGTCAG ATGGTGCCTGGACACGGCCCTGTTGCGCCCAGTCACCGCTCTGGACAATGAAAGGTTCACAGTCCAGTCGGTGATGCTTCACTATGCTGTGCCGGTGGTCCTG GCTGGCTTTCTCATCACCAATGCCCTGCGCTTCATGTTCAATGCTCCTGGGGTCACTTCATGGCAGTACAcccttctccagctccag GTGAATGGCATGCTGCCcatcctccctctgctcttcccagtCCTCTGGGTCCTGGCTACCGCCTGTGGAGAAGCTCGTGTCCTGGCCCAGATGAGCAAGGCCTCACCCAGCTCCCTG CTGGCCAAGTTCTCAGAGGATACTCTCAGCAGTTACACTGAAACCGTCTCCTCTCAG gAAATGCTACGATGTATTTGGGGTCACTTCCTGAGGGTGATCCAGGGGACATCGCCAACGCTGAGCCACAGCGCCAGTCTGCTGCACAGCTTGGGCTCTGTCACG gtgcTGTGCTGTGTGGACAAGCAGGGGATCCTGTCATGGCCAAACCCCAGCCCAGAAACTGTGCTCTTCTTCAGTGGGAAGGTGGAGCCCCCTCACAGCAGCCACGAGGACCTCACAGATGACATGTCCACCCGCTCCTTCTGCCATCCTGAGGTAGAGGAGGAG CCCCATGAACGAGATGCCCTCCTTACTGGCTCCCTGAACAATACCCTGCACCTTTCCAACGAGCAGGAGCGTGGTGACTGGCCTGGCGACGGTCCCAAGCCCTCAGAGCCCTACCCTCATCACAAAGTACACGGCCGCAGCAAACACCCATCGGGTTCCAACGTGAGCTTCAGCAGGGACactgaaggaggggaggaagagccTGGCAAG GTGCAGCCTGGGACAGAGAGTGATCCCTATGAGGCCGAGGACTTTGTGTGTGACTACCACCTGGAGATGCTGAGCCTGTCTCAAGACCAGCAGAACCCTTCATGCATCCAGTTTGATGATTCCAACTGGCAGTTGCACCTTACCTCCCTCAAGCCGCTGGGCCTCAACGTGCTGCTGAACCTGTGCAACGCCAGTGTCACGGAGCGCCTGTGCCGCTTTTCCGACCACCTGTGCAACATCGCTCTGCAGGAGAGCCACAGCGCGGTGCTGCCCGTTCACGTGCCCTGGGGCCTCTGCGAGCTGGCCCGGCTCATTG GCTTCACTCCAGGGGCCAAGGAACTCTTCAAGCAGGAGAACCACCTGGCGCTGTACCGCCTCCCCAGCGCTGAGACCGTGAAGGAGACGGCGCTGGGGCGGCCCGCCTGTGTCACCAAGCGGCGCCCCCCTCTCAGCCACATGATCAGCCTTTTCATCAAAGACACTGCCACCA GCACAGAGCAGATGCTGTCCCACGGCACTGCTGATGTGGTATTGGAGGCTTGCACAGACTTCTGGGATGGCGCTGACATCTACCCTCTTTCGGGTTCTGACAG AAAGAAAGTGCTGGATTTCTACCAGCGAGCCTGCCTGTCTGGTTATTGCTCTGCCTTCGCCTACAAGCCCATGAACTGCACCTTGTCCTCCCAACTCAATGGCAAGTGCATTGAGCTGGTGCAGGTACCCGGCCAGAATAGCATCTTCACCATGTGCGAGCTGCCCAGCACCGTCCCCATCAAACCCAACATCCGCCGCAACAGCTGGAGTTCCGATG AAGGGATCGgggaggtgctggagaaggaagactGCATGCAGGCCCTGAGCGGTCAGATCTTCATGGGCATGGTGTCCTCCCAGTACCAGGCCCGGCTGGACATCGTGCGCCTCATCGATGGGCTGGTCAACGCCTGCATCCGCTTTGTCTACTTCTCTCTGGAGGATGAGCTCAAAAGCAAG gtATTTGCTGAAAAGATGGGCCTGGAGACAGGCTGGAACTGCCATATCTCCCTCACACCCAACGGCGACATGCCTGGCTCCGAgattcctccctccagccccagccatGCAGGCTCTCTCCATGACGACCTGAATCAGG TGTCCCGAGATGATGCAGAAGGACTCCTCCTCTTGGAGGAGGAGGGTCACTCAGACCTCATCAGCTTCCAGCCTACAGACAGTGACATCCCTAGCTTCCTGGAGGACTGTAACCGG gccAAGCTGCCCCGGGGCATCCACCAGGTGCGGCCCCACCTGCAGAACATTGACAACGTGCCACTGTTGGTGCCCCTCTTCACTGACTGCACCCCTGATA cCATGTGTGAGATGATAAAGATCATGCAGGAATATGGGGAGGTGACCTGCTGCCTGGGCAGCTCTGCCAACCTGCGGAacagctgcctcttcctccagagtgatGTCAG CATTGCCCTGGATCCCCTGTACCCATCCCGCTGCTCCTGGGAGACTTTTGGTTATGCCACCAGCACCACCATGGCCCAGGCTTCCGATGGCCTTTCTCCCCTGCAGCTATCAGGGCAACTCAACAGCCTGCCTTGCTCCCTGACCTTTCGCCAGGAAGAGACCATCAGCATCATCCGGCTCATTGAGCAG GCTCGGCATGCCACCTATGGCATCCGTAAGTGCTTCCTCTTCCTGTTGCAGTGCCAGCTGACCCTTGTGATCATTCAG TTCCTTTCTTGTCTGGTTCAGCTGCCACCACTCCTGAGTACCACAGACATCTTATGGTTGTCCTGCTTTTGTTACCCTCTGCTCAG CATCTCTCTGTTGGGGAAGCCACCACATAGTTCCATCATGTCTATGGCAACAGGCAAAAACCTTCAGTCCATTCCTAAGAAG ACCCAGCACtacttcctgctctgcttcttgCTCAAGTTCAGCCTTACCATCAGCTCGTGCCTCATCTGCTTTGGCTTCACCCTGCAGAGCTTCTGTGACAGTGCCCGGGCCCGCAACCTCACCAACTGCTCCTCAGTCATGCTTTGCAG CAATGATGACAGAGCTCCAGCCTGGTTTGGAGATTTCGCCAATGGGTTGCTGTCAGCTCAGAAGCTTACAGCTGCCCTGATCGTTCTGCACACTG TCTTTATCTCCATCACCCACGTCCATCGCACTAAGCCTCTGTGGAGGAAGAGCCCCTTGACAAACCTCTGGTGGGCGGTGACCGTGCCTGTGGT GCTCCTAGGTCAGGTGGTCCAGACAGCTGTGGACCTGCAGCTGTGGACACACAGGGACACACGTGTCCACTTTGGTCTAGAGGATGTGCCCCTGCTGACATGGCTCCTGGGCTGTCTGTCCCTGGTCCTTGTGGTCGTCACCAATGAGATTGTAAAGCTGCATGAGATCCG GGTCCGTGTCCGCTACCAGAAGCGACAGAAGCTGCAGTTTGAGACTAAGCTGGGCATGAACTCTCCCTTCTGA
- the Caskin2 gene encoding caskin-2 isoform X2: MGREQDLIIAVKNGDVTCVQKLVAKVKAAKTKLLGSTKRLNINYQDADGFSALHHAALGGSLELIALLLEAQATVDIKDSNGMRPLHYAAWQGRLEPVRLLLRASAAVNAASLDGQIPLHLAAQYGHYEVSEMLLQHQSNPCLVNKLKKTPLDLACEFGRLKVAQLLLNSHLCVALLEGEAKDPCDPNYTTPLHLAAKNGHREVIRQLLKAGIEINRQTKTGTALHEAALYGKTEVVRLLLEGGVDVNIRNTYNQTALDIVNQFTTSQASREIKQLLREASGILKVRALKDFWNLHDPTALNVRAGDVITVLEQHPDGRWKGHIHESQRGTDRVGYFPPGIVEVVSKRVGIPVARLPSAPTPLRPSFSRISQPSADDSLQPLTYGQLPRGGLSPDSPGDRNSVGSEGSVGSIRSAGSGQSSEGTNGHGTGLLIENAQPLPSASEDQVLLGLRAPSASDNLSHRPLASYRSGETFTQDVRPEQLLEGKDAQAIHNWLSEFQLEGYTAHFLQAGYDVPTISRMTPEDLTAIGVTKPGHRKKIASEIAQLSIAEWLPNYIPADLLEWLCALGLPQYHKQLVSSGYDSMGLVADLTWEELQEIGVNKLGHQKKLMLGVRRLAELRRGLLHGEALGEGGRRLTRGPELMAIEGLENGESPAMAGPRLLTFQGSELSPELQAAMAGGGPEPLPLPPARSPSQESIGARSRGSGHSQEQPVSQPSIGDPITPQERNLPEGTERPSKLCTSLPGQGPAPYVFMCSQSSPTSPAPGPPPGAPRAFSYLAGSPAAPPDPPRPKRRSHSLSRPGPAEGEAEGEAEGPAGSALGSYATLTRRPGRSTLARTSPSLTPTRGTPRSQSFALRARRKGPPPPPPKRLSSVSGPTEPSSLEGSPGPKEGATGPRRRTLSEPAGPSEPPGPSAPTGPVSDTEEEEPGPEGTPPSRGSSGEGLPFAEEGNLTIKQRPKPAGPPPRETPVLPGLDFNLTESDTVKRRPKCKEREPLQTALLAFGVVGGDTPSPSTPLSSQAPCESPSTSSNPPRSEPSSLPSQGTPAPDLSPKSQPPGHQGASAGPALATGSRLNVETEPPAAPAALLKVPGAGAAPKPVSVACTQLAFSGPKLAPRLGPRPVPPPRPESTGPVCPARAQQRLEQTSSSLAAALKAAEKSIGTEEPEGPTAASTKHILDDISTMFDALADQLDAMLD; encoded by the exons ATGGGTCGTGAACAGGACCTGATCATTGCTGTCAAGAACGGAGATGTGACGTGTGTGCAGAAACTGGTGGCTAAAGTCAAGGCTGCAAAAACAA AGCTCCTCGGCTCCACGAAGAGACTCAACATCAACTACCAGGATGCTGATGG ATTCTCTGCTCTCCACCATGCTGCCTTGGGGGGCAGCCTGGAGCTCATAGCCCTGCTGCTGGAGGCGCAAGCCACTGTCGACATCAAAGACAGCAATG GCATGCGTCCCCTACACTATGCGGCCTGGCAGGGCCGGCTGGAGCCTGtgaggctgctgctgagggcttCTGCGGCTGTCAATGCTGCCTCGCTGGACGGCCAGATCCCTCTGCACCTGGCTGCGCAGTATGGACACTATGAGGTG TCAGAAATGCTTCTCCAGCATCAGTCCAACCCGTGCCTAGTCAACAAGCTGAAGAAGACACCCCTAGACCTAGCCTGCGAATTTGGGCGGCTCAAG GTCGCCCAGTTGCTTCTAAACAGCCACTTGTGTGTCGCACTGCTGGAGGGAGAGGCAAAGGACCCGTGCGACCCCAACTACACCACACCCCTGCACTTGGCTGCTAAGAATGGCCACAGAGAAGTCATCAG GCAGCTCCTGAAAGCTGGTATTGAGATCAACCGCCAGACCAAGACAGGCACCGCGCTCCACGAGGCCGCGTTATACGGCAAAACCGAGGTGGTGCGGCTGCTCCTAGAG GGAGGCGTGGATGTGAATATCCGGAACACGTATAACCAGACTGCGCTGGACATAGTGAACCAGTTCACCACCTCCCAGGCCAGCCGGGAAATCAAGCAGCTACTTCGGG AGGCTTCAGGGATCTTGAAAGTCCGAGCACTTAAGGATTTCTGGAACCTTCATGACCCCACCGCTCTCAATGTACGGGCAGGAGATGTCATCACG GTGCTCGAACAGCATCCCGACGGCCGCTGGAAGGGCCACATCCATGAGAGCCAAAGGGGCACTGACCGTGTGGGCTATTTCCCCCCGGGGATCGTCGAGGTAGTCAGCAAGCGGGTGGGCATACCTGTGGCCCGTCTCCCCTCTGCGCCCACCCCGCTGCGGCCGAGCTTCTCCCGGATATCACAGCCCTCTGCTGATGATTCACTGCAGCCTCTTACCTATGGCCAGCTCCCGCGGGGGGGCCTCAGCCCAGACAGTCCAG GTGACAGGAACAGTGTGGGCAGCGAGGGCAGTGTGGGCAGCATCCGCAGTGCTGGCAGTGGGCAGAGTTCTGAAGGCACCAATGGCCATGGCACTGGCCTCCTTATTGAGAATGCTCAG CCACTGCCCTCTGCCAGTGAGGACCAGGTACTGCTAGGCCTGCGTGCCCCATCTGCGTCAG ACAACCTGAGCCATCGCCCCCTGGCCAGTTATCGCTCTGGGGAGACCTTCACTCAGGATGTGAGGCCGGAACAGTTGCTGGAAGGGAAG GATGCACAGGCCATTCATAACTGGCTCAGTGAATTCCAGCTGGAGGGCTACACTGCCCACTTCCTGCAGGCTGGCTATGATGTGCCAACCATCAGCCGAATGACGCCCGAG GATCTGACAGCCATTGGGGTGACCAAACCTGGACACCGGAAGAAGATCGCCTCAGAGATCGCCCAGCTCAGCATCGCTGAGTGGCTGCCCAACTATATCCCG GCGGACTTGCTGGAATGGCTGTGTGCCCTGGGGCTGCCCCAGTATCACAAGCAGCTGGTGAGCAGTGGCTACGACTCCATGGGGCTGGTCGCCGACCTCACTTGGGAGGAGCTGCAGGAGATAGGCGTGAACAAGCTGG GGCATCAGAAGAAGCTCATGCTGGGGGTGAGGCGGCTGGCAGAGCTTCGGCGGGGCCTGCTGCATGGGGAGGCTCTAGGTGAAGGCGGACGCCGGCTGACCAGGGGTCCGGAGTTGATGGCCATTGAAGGCCTGGAGAACGGGGAAAGTCCAGCTATGGCTGGCCCTCGCCTCCTCACCTTTCAGGGCAGTGAGCTGAGcccagagttacaggcagctatggCAGGAGGTGGCCCAGAACCACTCCCTCTTCCCCCTGCCCGTTCTCCCAGCCAGGAAAGCATTGGCGCCCGCTCCCGGGGTTCTGGTCACTCACAGGAACAGCCTGTCTCTCAGCCCAGTATTGGTGACCCCATCACCCCACAGGAGAGGAACCTTCCAGAGGGTACAGAGCGCCCCTCTAAGCTTTGTACCTCACTCCCTGGCCAAGGACCTGCCCCTTATGTTTTCATGTGTTCACAGAGTTCACCCACTAGCCCAGCCCCCGGGCCACCTCCTGGTGCTCCTCGGGCCTTCTCCTACTTGGCCGGCTCCCCTGCAGCTCCCCCAGACCCGCCTCGGCCCAAACGCCGATCCCACAGCCTGAGCCGCCCTGGCCCTGCTGAGGGGGAAGCTGAAGGGGAGGCTGAAGGGCCAGCGGGCAGTGCCTTAGGCAGCTATGCCACCCTTACCCGGAGACCGGGACGTAGCACCCTTGCCCGGACTAGCCCTAGCCTGACCCCAACTCGAGGGACACCCCGAAGCCAGTCCTTTGCCCTCCGTGCCCGTCGTAAaggccccccacccccaccccccaagcgCCTCAGTTCCGTCTCTGgccccaccgagccatcttcaCTAGAAGGAAGCCCAGGACCCAAGGAAGGGGCCACAGGCCCCCGGAGGAGAACACTGAGTGAACCAGCCGGCCCCTCAGAGCCCCCTGGTCCTTCTGCCCCAACTGGCCCCGTGTCTGACACAGAAGAAGAGGAGCCTGGGCCAGAGGGGACACCCCCATCTCGGGGCAGCTCAGGAGAAGGGCTGCCATTCGCAGAGGAAGGGAACCTGACGATTAAGCAGCGGCCAAAGCCAGCTGGTCCCCCGCCCCGGGAGACACCTGTGCTCCCTGGTCTTGACTTCAACCTCACAGAGTCTGATACTGTCAAACGGAGGCCCAAATGTAAAGAGAGAGAGCCACTCCAGACTGCACTGTTGGCCTTTGGGGTAGTGGGTGGTGACACCCCTAGCCCCTCTACTCCCCTGTCCTCCCAGGCCCCCTGTGAATCTCCCTCAACTTCCTCTAACCCTCCACGGTCTGAGCCTAGCAGCCTTCCTTCTCAAGGAACTCCAGCCCCAGATCTCAGCCCCAAATCTCAGCCCCCGGGCCACCAAGGGGCCTCTGCCGGGCCAGCTCTGGCAACAGGCAGCCGGCTGAATGTGGAGACGGAGCCTCCAGCTGCCCCTGCTGCCCTCCTCAAAGTGCCCGGAGCAG GAGCAGCTCCTAAGCCTGTGTCCGTGGCCTGTACTCAGCTGGCATTTTCTGGCCCAAAGCTGGCTCCCCGTCTTGGCCCCCGCCCTGTACCCCCTCCGAGGCCTGAGAGCACTGGGCCTGTGTGTCCAGCCCGTGCCCAGCAGAGACTGGAGCAAACCAGCTCATCCTTGGCAGCTGCACTGAAGGCAGCTGAGAAGAGCATTGGCACCGAGGAGCCAGAGGG CCCCACAGCAGCCTCTACCAAGCACATTCTGGACGACATCAGCACCATGTTCGATGCCCTGGCTGACCAGCTGGATGCCATGCTGGACTGA